The DNA segment TTACAACAACAGTGAGATTTCTGTTCGACTCGTGCGATTACACGGATCTTTCTGACCTTTTATCGTGTTTTTCCTTTTCCAGTTTCATCCTGCAAGTTCGTGTTTTCTGCTCGTCACTGTTGAGGTTAGTAAATTAGTGTCTGATTAACTATTTGCATtaaatagttaatagttagagTCTAAATCTGCGAATGAAAGCAGACTACTGATGAAGGGATTGAGTTAATGAGCTCAGTCTAAACTCAACGCTTTTCAATAACTCGATTATTTATGACTCGTTTCTCTGCAGATGCAAAATTTCTTCGTACCTGAGAGAATCTCACAGCGGCATCAGATGCATGTCACCTGTCACCTGTCAcacctgaaatgttttaagttCCACTTGCAATCAAATGCGCAAAATCAGTcacagcgccacctgctggaacaaacacacctgaacatgAAGAACACCTTCATCTCCTGTGATCTCAAACATCAGGAACAGTGAATTTCCAGGACATTTGCTGCTGTTTGTGATAATTggatgaaaaaataatatatatacctGATCCCAGAAGAGAAATATTATAAAGTACAACCAATCTGCCAATGAATTTTACATGAATTGTCAGGATTTTATTAAGATGCATGACCTTTCCCCATTCTGTAAATTACAATACACCATTTACTAGAAGAAACTGACTCTAAAATCAAAACTTTCTTAAAGCCATTGATCTCCAGTGAAGCGCAAACTACTAAACCACAGCCTGCTTTGTGTCAATATGAGATAATGCCCAGATTCAGACAAGACTTAAACCTaatcccagactaaaatgcatgtctgagctgttttaactgaaagaaatatgcactgaaatatctcaaaatatgtcagtgccactgatctgcaccaaaaaatcagaaatgtatttttttaaatgacttaaaCATCCCAATTTTCTAAAGCTTAATCGTGGATTCATTTGTGAAACCTGGCCATAgtctttaaaagtgttttaatttgattaaactATCTTATCCCTATTTTAATAgagtttctgcaggttttataaAGAAAGTTCAACTGATCTCCATtactttttgaataatttaaaaaaagaaacagcttTGCTCACAAACACTAGAATACGGAAAAAAACTTCTACTGTGTCCTCAGTGTTtttatgtcttgttttccagcatAAATGTCTAAAgatctaaaaaaaagtttatgatcAAAACAAGAACAATTATCTGCCGACGAGcataaaaaattaacttaattcaaagggaaaCTACTTTTCATACCCCATTGACAactatttgttcttgttttaatcatgaACTCACTTaattctcagaaaacaagacttcacATGTTCAGTTTACCTTGATTTAAAGATGTTTAGACGTCCGACctgcaaaacaagacaaaaatactaaggaaGATACTGAGTTTTAGCAACGCTTACAACATTCAATGCCATGactatgaatttaagactttctgctTTAAGACCTTAATTTGTGGAAAGGTGAATTAGGACTTTTAAAGACCCACAGAAACCCTGTTGTCATAAGAACTAGGCTAGCAGTTAaccaatttacattttataaaattaacgCCAGTCTTTAAGTAAAAATGAGCTAACCCGTAAGACTAGACCCGTAAGCAGCGCGACCGGCCGCCGGTCAACGATCACCAGCTGCCGAGGGAAGAACGAGCACCAAACAAGCGATGATTCACCAGTCTTTTATTACAGCAAAAATATCTGGATGTGCAAACCGTCACACCCTTTCGCAAGAAACGGATGGAATGATTGACCCGAAGCTCGTTCCATCCGTCCGTCAACATCACAAACGCGTCCAGTTTTACGCTGTACGACGGCAACGGGCGAAAGGCAAAACAACTCGTCGTCCGTCAGCTGCCATAAATACTCAAATACATTTGGTATGAACTGTACAATAAGAGAAAACGTCTGCACCATTTACATAtaaaagaaaccaaaaaaacagtgtaaatcAAGTTCTAAAAttagaaggggaaaaaagaatCACTAAGATCGGAACCGCCGGAACAGCGATTAGGAGCAGGAGATGGACTCCAGCTGCTGCTCGGCCTCGGCGGCCATGGCGGCGGCCTGCAGCTGCTCGGTTTCGCTCTGCAGGCCGCCCGCAGTCAACTGTTTGCGCTCGCTGTGCATGTTGTTCTCGTGTCTCTTCAGGTCGGACGCTTTGGCGAAGGCCTTGGTGCAGGAGCCGCACACGAAGGGCTTCTCTCCCCGGTGGCGCCGCTCGTGGTCTTTCAGGTGCGACTTGTGTTTGAAGGCCTTCTCGCACATCTGGCAGCTGAACGGCCGCTCGTTGCTGTGCACGCGCTCGTGCTTCTTCAGGTCCGGCGCGCGGATGAACGACTTGCCGCAGGCCTCGCAGCGGTACGGCTTGAAGCCCGTGTGGATCTTCAGGTGCTCCTTCAGGTGCGCCTGCGTGGTGAAGGCCTTGGTGCAGATCTCGCAGACGAACGGCCGGTCGGCCGAGTGCAGCTTCTCGTGCTTCCGCAGGCGGTTCTCGTCGATGAAGCTCTTGCCGCACACCTGGCAGGCCAGCTGATCGCGGTGGCCGTAGAGCAGGTACTCGAACTTCATGTCGGCGGCGGCCGTCGTCCATCCCGGCGGCTGCTCGTCCTTCACGTCGCCCATGCTGTCGGCGAACGAGAGCGTCTGCGTGTGGGCCGCCAGCTCTTTGGGCTCGGCGTCCATGGCCTCCACCTCCTGGTCGTAGCAGCTCACCTTGTGCACCTCCTCCTGCGCCAGCTCCTTCAGGATGGCCTCCTGCACCCGGAGCGCGTTATTGGGCGACTTGTCCAGGTCGTGATTGCCTTGCGGCTCCTCGACGATGTCGTCCGAAGGCGCGTCGTCTTGTTCGCCGAGCACCTGGACGTCGCTGTCTTGGCTCAGCGGCGCGTCTTCCGCGGGAAGCCCCATTTTCACCATGTCGTACGGGAACTTTGCGTTCCGCGGGTCGTTTTTCTCGTCGGGCGACATGTCGCGTTTCTGCGAGCAGAGTTTGTCTAAAAAGCGGATGCCGAGGATCTGTCCCGAGGACATCATTAGATTCACATCCTTCTTCTTCACCGAGATCTTGGCCGTGTACATGTAATTCAGCACCTCCTCGAAGATGTCCGAGCGGATGAAGTCGATCTCGATGACGGACGAGCTGTCCACCTCGTGCTTCTTAAAGAGTTTCTTGAAGTAGTTGCTGCACGCCGCCAACACACAGCGATGCGCCCTGAATTTCACATCCTCCACCACCACGGCGATGTCGCAGTGCTCGCCCTCCAGTCGCTGCTCGTTCAGTAGCTTCAGAAAGATGGTCTTGTGCTCATCGTCCACATACTTCACAGTTTCGGACATACTGGAGCGGGATCCTGCGGGAAGACAACGACACGAGCTTCAGTACAGGTCAAGGAACTAAAACAGTGATGCTTTACTACCTTACGGTACATTAGTACAACAATGATGtactaaaaacagaaatatttttataacaacCCCCGTTTACCTCGACTACAAACGCTGTATTGTGTACGCCAGACCAGTAGCTGGCGatgtcactttgtaaagaaaagCTACGTGATATGCGTTgctataaacttttttttcttattgaacatatatttactacaatggCGTTTTAGTGGCACGTTAaattttaaagattaaagattacgagattaaagtcaatattttgtgaataaagtcaaatttacgagaataaagtctaaatattgagaataaagccgaaatattactagaatagtctaaacattttgtgaataaagtcaaatttacgagaataaagtctaaatattgagaataaagccgaaattacgagaataaagtcgaaatactatgagaataaattgaaaatattatgagaaaaagtctaaatatttcgagaaaAAGGCAAAATATCTTTTAATTGCTAcgaattattgtaattttgactttattctcatagtatttcaactttattcttgtaatgtcaactttactctcaaaatatttagactttattcttgtaatctttgattttttttgatgtggcactaaaacgccattGTACAGTGCATTGCTATAAACTGAACATGTAATATATATGTGCATGACATCACTGTCTTCACAAATTCATGTTTGTAGCTGACACTGAACCcagatttcaaaagttttcacccccccagaaCGCATacagatgtttgtttttatttgaaagctGTGTTGTGTAAACACCCCCTTAgttccataaaaaaaattacataatcaCAGTATTTTTTGGCTTAAGATGTGCTATATATTTAAGATTCTGAAGTAACTTCAATGCTCTGTTTACATTAGTCAGGCATATAAACGCATAAACTGAATGTCGTGAAGCTTCTCTAAGAATCATGTTCATGTGTCCTCGACTTGTGTCTGACATAAACAACTGAATGAAGCCCGTACACAGTAATAATATTCATTAAAGCACATTTGATAACACAATAtatgcattaaaacacattcCACGATCGCTGATACCTTGATGGACACATGATGTTTGTGGTTTGTTCTGAATGGACTGAAACGGGCCACAATCGCCGAAACTACTTCGTTTAAACACTCCAAAACAGACGAGCTGTGTTTAAATCTTAATAAAAGACTGGTTTGCTGTCTGAATGTCCCGTTTTGTCCACAAACCGAAGTTTGATTTGGCTATTTAGCCGTTTCTGCGCTAGTCAGCTTTGAAGCTAATCTTAGCATTAGCACAAAAACCACCGCCGACGGCTTTAATCGACATGAAGCGAGCGAAAATGCCGAACCATCCGCCGCGTTTCCCACCAAACGAGCCCTGTGAAGCGAAGAGCACCGATCAGCACCGGAGAGCAGCGGAACGTGCTCGGTAAACGGGCGCTCGATGTGGATCGCGGCGCGCTGAGGCGGATTTAGTGGCGCGAGCTGCGCGGGCCATGACGAACACTCCCGCGGCGGGCGCGCGCAGCCATCCCGCGCAAAACATTATGCAATAATTCAGCAGCCGCTTCAATCCGCTCCAAAAATCTATTTCTTACCTTTATTGTGCTATTGTGATCCACTGGGAAAGTGTGTGTTGGATGTCACGAAAGCCAGTGCAgaatttaatactttgttgttgtGTGCGAGGCCGAGGACGAGCACAGGCGGAAGGACGCGCTGCGCCAGCACGGAACTGCGGAGAGCGAGTGACCGAAGCCCGTACGTAGTCACGGGCACAGCTACGCAAACAGCGCAGCGGCCGCTCACTCGCACACTCGGAGATGCGCAGGCACGCTTACGCAAATGACGCAGCGCGAACCGCACTGTGACGCGCGGGAGGAGCGAGCGAGCGAGCGCACGTTCATTTACTACTGAACGACGCTTCGGATTGATGTGTGCACGTATTTAGCCtactgaacaaaaaacaaacaggagCTCAAAATAAACGAAAGTTAAAGGAGTGGTTCACTCACCCCCCTTTGTAATCTaagatgtttgtttctttctttcttcggctgataagaaattatgttttttgaggaaaacatttaaggaatgttctccatgtagtggacttctatgatgTCCGTGagtttgaacctccaaaatgtagtttaaatgcagcttaaaagggctctaaactgagaaagaagggtcttatctagcaaaacgattacaatttatatacgttttaacctcaaaggctcgtcttgtctagctctgtgatgcacatgcgaactctgtgtaatccgggtcagtacagttagggtatgttgaaaaactcccgtctcattttctccttcaacttcaaaatcatcctacattgctgcagaagtacagacccagtgtttacaaagtgaacatgcaaaggagatcaaacacatttaacaaaaaaaaggtacagcgATATacgatgattttgaagttgggggagaaaatgagatgggagtttttcaacatacactaactgtattgacccggattacacagagatcacatgtgcatcacagagctagacaagacgagcctttgaggttaaaaaatatataaattgtacattagtttgaaaaataatgattgtttcgctagataagactcttcttcctcagctgggatcatttagagcctttgaagctgcatttaaactgtattttggaagttcaagatAAGTCCACattatggagagaaatcctgaaatgttttcctcaaagaacataatttcttattgactgaagaaagaaagacatgaacatcttggatgacaacgggggtgactacattaactataaatctttgttctggaagtgaacttctcctttaagataaaaaattgtattggcCATTTATCCTTAAAGGGACAAAATCTGTGATGATTGACACCCttatggctttctttcttctgtaagaataatataaaaaagccTAGTTTTGGGGCCCATTGACTCCCagtgtgttttatttctttttgtccATAATATGGAAGTCAATAGATCTCCAAAACCATTTGGTTTTTCCGACATTTGTCAAAATACCttcacagaagaaataaagtcatacaggtttctAATGACAAGACAGTGTGTAAATAATTAcaggttctttatttttatgtggACTTTCCCTTTACTGTGGTGCAATGGTATCACAATGGAGTATGTCCAAAAACATATTACCACGGTATTATTTACCAAACAGTGCATTTTTGTcaccaaatgtgaccctggaccacaaaaccagtcataatgatcagttttttgaaaaagatacaactatttgaaaatctggaatctgagggtgcaaagaaaaaaaatcaaaatattgagaaaatcacctttaaagttgtccaaattaagttcttagcaatgcatattactaatcaaaaattaagttttgatatatttacggtaggaaatttactaaatatcttcatggaacatgatctttacctaatatcgtaatgattttttggcataaaagaaaaatcgataattttgacccatacaatgtattgttggctactgctacaaatatacctgtgatacttacTGATTTTGTGCTCCAGGTTCACAAATGAGTTCTGGATTACGCAGACATCCACATTCAGTGTTTTATGTAGTACTAACAtgaataatttcaaaataactgGATAAAGTCTTGTTCTGTGCAAACCTTTAAATGTCAAATcatttgaggaatactgaaatTGTTTAGTGAATGTGAACTACACAATAACCTTatataacagaaatattaatttgttcTTTGAATTTgattgttgtttttcatgtaaGAAATGCTGTAATGAATGCATATTCATGTGCATTCAAATTGAATGGAAACGGCAAAATTATCAGAAATGGAATTAAGATTTTATTGGAGTTGCTTGAGTGGGAAACAGTCAGCAGGGCGGCGACGCTGCACATCAACAAACAGggacagaaacacacactgGGTTCATCTGTACAGTTTAAGGCTCAGATGTGGCACTCTGGGCAAGGAGAACTCTGGGATTGATATTCAGGGTAGCAGTCGTCATTACAACAGCTCTCGGAGAATTCCGATCCTCTAAACTCAGCGTTCACAAGTGACAGTTttcaaaaagaaacagaaacaggTGTATAATAATTCAAGTAAAAACAACATAACACGTCTCTAACATACATGTGTGGCATATTCATATCCTCATGAGCAGATCAGAGATGAGTCGACGGAGGGCGACGCGTGTGGATGGCACATCTTTGCGAGGTTAAATACTGTGCAAAGTtcgtccttttttttttaaagtgagcAGTATTCagtagaataaataaatgtagatatCTGTAACCGTTATATTTCTTCTCACACATAATCTTCAGTCCCTTTATGACGAGCTCATGGTTTGACTATACACTGCGCTCATAGAGTATGTACTAAAATGTCTATATACTGTAGTCTCCTCACAAAAAGCAGAATTGTTCCCTTGTCATGCAGTAACAGTGATCCAGTGCGGCAGACGGAGCCCGtaagcgtgtgtgtgtatgtacgtgtgtgtgtgtgtgttactccAGACGTGTTCAGATGACGTTTGCTGCGATTCATTCGTTTATGCTGCTGTTCCAGTGGCTGATCTCTCTGAAGCATCCTTCGATTCCACAGCGTGAACACATGAGTTCCTCCAGAAAGCGTGAAGATGATGTTaatcctgaaaataaataaaacagaacattcAGTCAATAACAGGAACACTCTGTGCTTCCTCCAGACACAGTGAAGGAACAGAAAGAACCTGCACTGGAGCAAAGCGTGACGTGAGTCTGTCAGTGATGATGTCAAACACCTCATGCATTTCAGTATTAGGTTAcattaacaacataaaataaaatacaggccTCATTAACATGCCTTCATTTCAACATTATATCACTCAAACTAAACATCTACATTTTCCTCAGGAAAATGCCAGCGGTGTTCCCGTGCAAAACTCACTGACACAATGATAAGAGTGATACCAGGGCAGCTgccatgtggttgctaaggttaTGGCATTCCAGGTAgtcgctagggtgttctgggtggttgctgggCTGTTTCAGGTGGTTAGTAAGGTTGATATTGTGTTCTCGGCAGTTGCAGTTTCAATGATGTTGTGGGGATGTTCTTGCTAAGATTATTATGGTGTTCTTGgtagttgctatggtgttctgggcagttgctatgtggttgctagggttgtTATGGCATTCTACTGTAgtcgctagggtgttctgggtagttcctacatggttgctagggtgttctgggtgttgttagggtgttctgggtggttagtAAGGTTGATATTGTGTTCTTGGCAGTTtctatggtgttctgggtggttactatgcagttgctaaggttgTTATGGCGTTCTTTGTAGTTGGTAGTAGGGTATTTTGATTGGTTCCTATGGTCATTATGGTGTTTTTGtcggttgctatggtgttctgggcAGTTGCCATGTGGTTGTTATGATGTTCTAGGTAggtgctagggtgttctgggcagttgctttgtggttgctagggttgtTATGGTGTTCTTTGTAGTTGGTAGGGTGTTTTGATTGGTTGCTAAGGTTATTATGGTGTTTTTGTCTGTTGCTATGGTATTCTGGGCAGTTgccatgtggttgctagggttgtTATGGTGTTCTAGGTAGGAGCGAGGGtgttcagggtggttgctagggtgttctgggcagttgctatgtggttgctagggttgtTACGGTGTTctgggttgttgctagggtgttttgggtggttgctaaggttaTCACAGTGTTCTTGGCggttactatgtggttgctagggttgttagggtgttgctaaggtgttttgggtggttgctaaggttaTCATGGCGTTTTTGTCTGTTGCTATGGTATTCTGGGCAGTTgccatgtggttgctagggttgt comes from the Labeo rohita strain BAU-BD-2019 chromosome 24, IGBB_LRoh.1.0, whole genome shotgun sequence genome and includes:
- the zbtb14 gene encoding zinc finger and BTB domain-containing protein 14, coding for MSETVKYVDDEHKTIFLKLLNEQRLEGEHCDIAVVVEDVKFRAHRCVLAACSNYFKKLFKKHEVDSSSVIEIDFIRSDIFEEVLNYMYTAKISVKKKDVNLMMSSGQILGIRFLDKLCSQKRDMSPDEKNDPRNAKFPYDMVKMGLPAEDAPLSQDSDVQVLGEQDDAPSDDIVEEPQGNHDLDKSPNNALRVQEAILKELAQEEVHKVSCYDQEVEAMDAEPKELAAHTQTLSFADSMGDVKDEQPPGWTTAAADMKFEYLLYGHRDQLACQVCGKSFIDENRLRKHEKLHSADRPFVCEICTKAFTTQAHLKEHLKIHTGFKPYRCEACGKSFIRAPDLKKHERVHSNERPFSCQMCEKAFKHKSHLKDHERRHRGEKPFVCGSCTKAFAKASDLKRHENNMHSERKQLTAGGLQSETEQLQAAAMAAEAEQQLESISCS